From Xenopus laevis strain J_2021 chromosome 7L, Xenopus_laevis_v10.1, whole genome shotgun sequence, one genomic window encodes:
- the LOC108697009 gene encoding fibronectin type III domain-containing protein 10, giving the protein MILLLLTLLHWGSGAAVRRQEVAGGQAWRVPPALQRYRRGLFIANTSDSVAADITCPYKVMTEGKPRNICFRTTDSSFRCDSSKCKVFRSDSGSLLANVLSNSSVLLQWRPPQAHTLRGFLLNCSWNGTFTRFQCDNVHLGTNCRDYLLSNLHDNVNYRICLKTLYTNRTSGEECVEFTVEPVGMQDLVIAMTAVGGSICVMLVIICLLVAYITENLMHPAFTHPSAKRRP; this is encoded by the coding sequence ATGATCCTGCTGCTCTTGACTCTGTTACACTGGGGCTCTGGGGCTGCTGTAAGGAGGCAGGAGGTTGCCGGGGGTCAGGCTTGGAGGGTCCCTCCCGCACTACAGCGCTACCGAAGGGGACTATTTATTGCCAATACATCAGACTCAGTGGCCGCTGACATCACGTGCCCCTATAAAGTCATGACAGAAGGAAAACCCAGGAACATTTGCTTCAGGACCACGGACAGCTCCTTCCGTTGCGATTCAAGTAAGTGCAAAGTGTTCCGCTCCGACTCCGGCTCCTTATTGGCCAATGTGCTGAGCAACAGCAGCGTCCTCCTGCAATGGCGCCCCCCACAGGCCCACACTCTCAGGGGCTTTCTCCTTAACTGTTCCTGGAATGGGACTTTCACTCGCTTCCAGTGCGACAATGTCCATCTTGGCACCAACTGCAGAGATTACCTCCTCTCCAACCTGCACGACAATGTCAACTACAGAATCTGCCTGAAAACGCTTTACACAAACAGGACGTCTGGGGAGGAGTGCGTGGAATTTACTGTGGAGCCCGTGGGGATGCAGGATCTTGTCATTGCTATGACGGCAGTGGGGGGTTCTATCTGCGTCATGCTGGTCATCATATGTCTCCTAGTGGCCTACATTACTGAAAACCTTATGCACCCTGCCTTCACTCATCCCTCTGCCAAAAGAAGGCCATAA